ctttgtaaatacaaCCTTTgacaaagttgtttttttttcctgaacatATTAATGTCACTCTGAAGAACTGGGAATTTGGATTGAAATTTTTATTCACCGTGTTTGTACAGATTTACCCCACACATCCCCATTGCTAGTGCCTGTGATGACTCCAATGTTTAACAGTGCAAATGTTCATGCAATGTTAGCTTAGCCGCTTATTGCCCTGAGATTATCTCATATTTTTTTCAGTATACACTTTGTTCGGATTTTTCATGTCTTTAAACGTGTCCCCATCAACATGCATTTCTCATTGTTCTTTCAGTTCCGTGTTCTGCTTGCCATTAATTTCTGGAGCTAAATGCCCTTTACCCTGTTTACTGGCCTTTTCCTGTGGTGGCTGCTCCATCCTTAGCTCCACTTTCTGTTAACTTTGTCTCTTTATGTTCCATGGGCCCGGTTTCTGTACCCTCAGCCACCTGGGTCTTGTCTCTCTCAGCTGTGATCTCTGTTGTTTCACTGGTTCCTTCCTCCATCACTGCTTTGGTTTCTGAATCTTTTGCCTCTTCAGCCTTTTCTTTTGGTTTACCCTCAACGTGCTCGACACCTGTCTGTGAGTCTCCATTCGCCCCTTCACGCTCTTTCATTTTAGAAACCTCTTTCTCTTCAGATTTTTCTTTAGAAATCTTTTCTTCATCCTTtgcttcttctgccttctctccatcttccttctcttttgccttctctccatcttccttctcttttgccttctctccatcttccttctcttttgccttctctccatcttccttctcttctgcctttCCTTTAACCTTTTCCTCTGCCTGCTCTACAACCTCTTCAACCTTCTCATCCTTTGCTACTTCTGCTGCCTTCCTATCTTCAACTTTTTCCTCTTTAGACTTCTCTTCTGTCTTCTCAACCTTCTCTCCATCCTTTACTTTGGGTTTTTCCTTGACTGCCTTCTCTTCAACTTTCTCTTCATCCTTTCTTTCaaccttttcaaccttttccTCCTCCGGCTCTTCAactttctctccttcctttcctttGACCATTTCCTCCTCAGGCTCTTCAactttctctccttcctttctttcaaCCTTTTCCTCTTCAACCTTCTCTTCAGTCTTTTCAACTTTCTCTTCACCCTTATCCTCCTTTGTCTTTTCAATCATCTCTTCAGCCTTGTCCTCTTCAATCTTTTCAGCCTTTTCATCACCTTTTTCAATCTTCTCTTCATCCTTATCATCTGCAGCCTTTTCAACCTTCTCTTCATCCTTATCCTCTTCAGCCTTTTCAACCTTATCCTCTTCAGCCTTTTCAACCTTCTCTTCATCCTTATCCACTTCAGCCTTCTCAACCTCTTCAGCCTTTTCAACCTTCTCTTCATCCTTATCTTCAGCCTTTTCTTCATCAATAGCCTCCTTTGCTGGTTCCTGTTCACCCACACCTTTATCTTCTGCCTCATCGGCTTCCTTTTCCTCTTGCTCCTCCTCTCCAGTTGATGCTTTTGGTTTGCCAtcttcctcctccacaccttcctctttctctgctgcttcaccTTCTGGTTTTACTTCCTGATCATCCACTGGCTTGTAGTCAACAGCTTCGAATTCTGCCATATTAATTTCCTTTGTTGTTGCACTAATGATTTCTTCTACAAACCTGTATTGAGGCATAACCTTTGTGGAGGTGGCTTTTGTCTTGGTCGTCACGTAAGCTGTGTGTGCTATAGGCTGTGGTTTATATGTATATGTTGAGGGAGTGAAGTCACCAAATCTTGTCTCTTCCCCTTCAAGGAGTTTTCTTTAAAATAGAAAACAAATAATGTTAGATCATCAGCAAAATATTAAATTCTTATATGTTAATGAAGTCTGGCACAGTTAGTTTTGTAATGAAGAAGGTGAAGTGATTTATaccagagaagatgtttcctacagtggggaagtctagCCCAAGAGGGCAGGGCCTCAGAATACTAGGACatacatctatttagaacagagatgtgaaggaatttctttagccagagggtggtgagtggaattcattgctgcagacagctgtggaagccaagtcacttggtacatttaaagtggaggttgataggttcttaatttgcaaggatgtcaaaggttatggggggtaggcaggagatggggttgagaggaataataaatcagccatgatggaatggcagagcagacttaatgggctgaatggtctaattctgctcctatcctttAAAAATTGGATTTGGATTCCACATCAGTGTGGTTTGATGTTGACAGGATTCAGGGTGTGCTGCCCCATCTCTGAGGGAAAGTTCCACGTGCCCCACAGATGGGTTTATTCTTCTGCTGTTTGCAATAAGTTTGGGCAGAAATTGCTCCAGTGATCCCGTTAACTGGAATTTATTTTTTAGATGACGATCTGAAGGATTTTATTTAGATGATGATATTTTGGGTTAATTGAGGTAAAGATTGAATGTTGGAGAATGGAACATGTGCTGCAGTGCTGGACATGGAATAAGTGTCTCTCAGTTCCCATTCagaggggaatttttttttttatgtGGCTTTGGAGAAATTGCCTTCCTCATTCAGAACTAGCTAGTTGACTGCACTGCTTTATGGTGTCCCAAGTTGTGAAATACACTATGGAAATGCTAGTCTTTGCATTCTGGGCCCACACCTCCAATTCTGCAGAAAATTCACGTAGCAAAAGAGCAACCTTCAGATAAATGGCTTAAAGGAAAAGGATACTCTTTAGTAAAGAAACATTTGTACAGCATGAGAAATGATCTTAGATTGAAATGTAGGTAAAGTATGGAAGAAGTTACAATAATGGCATTAAGAGGCCTGATAGCCTCAAGAGAATGAAGGAGTATGGATCTCTCCATAAAAAGTAcctctttatttctattttgcacaatttcgtttttgtaacttattgtaatttttatgtgTTGTACTGTATTCCtactgcagaaaatcaaatttcatgacatatatcggtgttaataaacctgattctgaatcatgTACAAGCAGAAGAGAATTAGTTAAATTTGGGATCACATTCAGCACagtcattgtgggccaaagggcctgtttttgtcatGTTCAGTTTTCTACACTGAGGGACGCTGATGGGGTCCTGTAAAACATGCTGTAATAATCAGGATAATTTGAATCTCCATGTAGATTGGCTAAATTGGATTGATAGCATGAGGATtctttaaaaattttaaaaaataaaatatatttgggACAATTGTTTACATTGGGCCCAGTCATGTGTAATAAAAGAGGATTTATTGATCATTTCCAAAGGATCCTCTTGTTGGGATGGGAGGAGGGAGGTTGGAATTTCATATTTAGTTTAACAATTAAACTATAGACTAAGTCTATaatcttaaattttaaaaagtgggcTACAGATTGTATAAGAACATTTAAGGAAGTTTTTCACAATCCTGAATAAAAGGATTATGCATTCCTAGGTCTGAACATCACCAGTAGCCTGTTCAGCTACATTGATGTCATGGccgagaaagctcaccaacacttcTACATTCTtgggagactaaagaaatttggcatgtctctgTCAATCAGTGCACCAGTCCCgacgcatcacagcttggtaggaCAATTGCTGTGTTTGTGACTGCAggaaactgcaaagagttgtggGAATAGCTCAGCGTGCCATGGAAatcagcctcccttccatggtctctgtttacacttctcactgcctgcaTAATGAAAGAACCCTGCAACCCCAGACAGTCTCTCTCCTCCCATCTCCCATTGGGAAGAAGATAATAAAGCCTGAAAGTAGGTgtcactaggctcaaggacagcttcaataccactgttatcaga
The DNA window shown above is from Mobula hypostoma chromosome 18, sMobHyp1.1, whole genome shotgun sequence and carries:
- the LOC134358137 gene encoding alpha-internexin-like, which translates into the protein MPMHRDMGFRTQTWSRGTASSLKQSPLSAALLQRPSDSLQLYQSGAFSEDHSAVSLNEKLLLQGLNDRFAGFIDKVRQLEQQNQGLETEIAALRESQSNRSGLASVYEPEMLELRNLLLETENQKTQVLLERDHLKEKVQRLKEKFEAEVQARLDTEASLQACKKDQGNSNLVRLELERKVQSLTDEILFLKQNHEEEVSDLFSQVQASQVGVEMKDFTKPDLAGALRAIRSQMEGCASVNMQQAEEWFTSKVAKLNDAAAINKEALQSTRQEISEYSRQLQCKNIELETLRGRKESLEKQLSDAEARHDGELIRYQDAIQQLENELKSTKQEMSRHLREYQDLLNVKMALDVEIASYRKLLEGEETRFGDFTPSTYTYKPQPIAHTAYVTTKTKATSTKVMPQYRFVEEIISATTKEINMAEFEAVDYKPVDDQEVKPEGEAAEKEEGVEEEDGKPKASTGEEEQEEKEADEAEDKGVGEQEPAKEAIDEEKAEDKDEEKVEKAEEVEKAEVDKDEEKVEKAEEDKVEKAEEDKDEEKVEKAADDKDEEKIEKGDEKAEKIEEDKAEEMIEKTKEDKGEEKVEKTEEKVEEEKVERKEGEKVEEPEEEMVKGKEGEKVEEPEEEKVEKVERKDEEKVEEKAVKEKPKVKDGEKVEKTEEKSKEEKVEDRKAAEVAKDEKVEEVVEQAEEKVKGKAEEKEDGEKAKEKEDGEKAKEKEDGEKAKEKEDGEKAEEAKDEEKISKEKSEEKEVSKMKEREGANGDSQTGVEHVEGKPKEKAEEAKDSETKAVMEEGTSETTEITAERDKTQVAEGTETGPMEHKETKLTESGAKDGAATTGKGQ